TGACGATATAGAAAGTGAATCCTGGAGGAGGAGCAGGATCATTGAGTCAcaggagaccccaaggaccaatTGTTCAAACCCCTCCTGCCAGGCTAGAAGACACAATCCGAGCcctcaggacgttcttcctaatgtttcggtAGAAACTACAGTTCCAAATGGCAGCTTTCTTGTTACTAACCTGGCATTTCAGGGTAGAGCCATCCTGATACCTTCTTGTTTGGGATTTGGATCACTTTCTCAGCTGTCCAGCATCCGTCCTACAGGAAAAACCAAATTGACAGGTGAGATGATCAGAAAAATAGACATCCTCCCCATGGTTTTTCTTGGagggggtttgtctttgcctccCCCCGAGGCTGAGAGAAAAAGGAAGCGGTTTCCATAGCAGAGAAGGTATCTGAACATAGTTTTTTCAGGAACCAAATGATTTAAACACCCTGGCTCCCCACATGTAATGATCTTGCCTTAGGACCACCTTTTCCCCTTTCACCTCTGTATTAAAGAAATGGTGGACGGAACTCTCCAGAAAGCCGGCCACGTAACCATGGGCAGAATTTGGGTTGTGCAAGAAGCGGATCTCTGTCGGTTCTGAATCTTCACCCACATCGACCGTCTGGAGGAGGCGGTGGGTGGTCAAGTCCCAGACGTTGAGGTTGCGACCGTAGCGCCCTGCGGACAAACAGGATTCAGGATTATTCCAAGTGAGGCCTGACCAAACCAGAGTGGGAGTATCTTCCCTCAGTCTGGACCCCACACTTCTTTTTcctccactccaaactccagaaTCAGGTCCAGTCTGTGCTCTGGTCCAGTCTAGGATCAGACCAGTCAAGGAACTGGtcagtctgggcccataaccaaattgtcagagtaatttgcagcgtagcagtagttggatggaatcagaggAATGCAGcacaaagagacatcagagacgatggtaaaactatatacaagttttactgaaagcagtaataaacaagacaaacagacttgcagacgaacacaggatttgactctcagcagacagcactcaacacaactcagaaccgaactgaactgaactgatgctatcagtaatgcacacacacttgtgtctggacactccccagttccagccacacatcaaggacatcacagcttctcagtaattatctctttccagactatagtacactctggatggtgcaatcagtatgcaatacaggcaagacacaaattgcatttgaacagggagatcaggcaagcccccaccttgatggcatttcggaagagtctggaaagcttttcacccaggcctttggttaagctcaccttttttccatcacaattattatgctcctcgaccttttgcactggtcgctcttcccgattcctgattgattgatattactcaggactcctccctaccgtacctaatgtgaccttaaatgattctaatgcactttatctatttatgaatttgttacccataatgtgcatcgtacactttgcttatccactattgcaacctcattgtttttaacctgatgttttaattttgtgttgtgttttttaacttactgtgtatatttttattggtttttgtttttgtcctttgatgttttatattttatcattgcttgtattttgattttgctgtaagccaccccgagtccccttcgggggagatggaggcgggatataaataaacttattattattattattattattattattgacacaacgacgttatgacacagcaaacaggatagatatgctggatttcgtttcacaaaaccacaagtcgaacacttcccaagtgtctaggactgtgtgatgtatttattattattattattattattattattattattattattattattttatgacacagcaaacaagatagacatgctggatttcgtgtcacaaaatcagaagtcgaacacttcccaagtgtctaggactgtgtgatgtattttcggatgatgcgtgcagatcccagcagggtggccttttgcagttggcagattgtaattttgtcaatgtctattgtttccaaatgccggctgagatcttttggcacggcactcagtgtgcccatcaccaccgggaccacctgcactggtttctgccagagtctttgcagttcaatcttgaggtcctgatagcggttgagtttttcctgttgtttttcgtcaatgtgactgtcacctgggatggcaacatcaatgatccaaacctttttcttttccacaactgtgatgtctggtgtgttgtgttccaaaactttgtcagtctggattcggaagtcccacagtatctttgcgtgttcattttccacaatctttgctggtttgtgattattattattattattattattattattattattattattattattaacactaccaatacacaaatcccacattaacacctaGAATCACCTTGGCTATTTTAGGTGCCACATCAAAATGTTGAGTTGTGTTCACCTTGTGGTTTACTACAACccctaaatccctttcacatggtcGTTCCCACCTTGTCTCAAATTGTCTGGTGTGAACCCATTGATAAAGAACTTGGGCTCCCCCATGTCAGTGCTGATTAGGATGTTGTGTCGCGGCTGGAACCAgaagtcacacatctggacaggtCCGTCTTCTGGACACTCCCAGGTCCCTTTCACTTCCCAGGTTTCCGGGTCCAAAAGGAGAAGTCCACCTGGGAACAGAAAACAGGAACCGCTGGGGTCACAAGGCAATGTTCTTGCAAAGAGCAATATTACTATTTATATCCTGATTTCATCCCAATGATTGGGATTCAAGGCAGGTAACTTATTTGAATCCTAGTAGATTCACTGATTCGTGTTTTGTGTGTGGTTTTCCCCTATTGTGGAGGACTGATTGTCTTCCCAAATGGGCATCTACGCCTCCAGTACCTCTTCTGTTGCCCAATGCATCTCCAAGGGCGCAGACTAGAACTTCCCCGCTGCTCAAGCAACGCGAGGAGTGCAAGAAACTCAGGTTGGTTTTCTCGATTATTTCACGGGGTTCGATGATCtggtgaggggttggaaagagaGGAAAAAGGTCATTTCATCATTCTGTCCTTTTAGTTTAGATCTTGTGTTCATCttctatattacactagctgtgccctgccacgcgttgctgtggccatttAGAATTCCACTGAATCGCctcgctgcttccaagcctgggtgctttctatatatgggcctccttgctttggctggttgaatgggacggagtggtgtgatggcttccaaatgtgagggttttttatgcaggggaaatattggtttgagaggttgaagaggagtgaatagtgttggtgctttgaagcctggccgctttctaccttgtggaattgttggttgggcaggtcgaatagcaatgaatagtctgagtgcaggaagtatgaatgttgcaattagttatgTTTTGAATGTATTGAATGGCCCTGGAGAATGTGGAGAATGGCCCTGTATTGGAATTGAGGtgtagaggaggagaaactgaaagtaatGGAGGGAGAACTCTTCCTGCTTCCCTTCTGGCCCTCGCCCCTCCGTGGCCTCGGTGGGCCTGTTTGAGGGGGCAACGTGGgcaaggcccctccctccctcccacctcgcTCTCTTTCCCTGATGACCATGAGGAGGAGGTCGTCCCCGAGGAGGGTGGCCGGGGAGGAGGCCTGGCCTCCCGGCCCGCTCCTGGCCACGTCCCCCGGGCCCAGTCCCGGCCAGGCCTCGCCAGGGGGAGGGCGGCGGTGGGGGGCTCTGTGTAGGCCTTGCTGGTCCCTTCTCCCTGGTGCCATGTTGAGGGCCGCTGGGTGAGGTTTTTCTTGGTCGCGGTGCCTCGGAGCAGGAAGAGGGGAGCGCCTgtggaggggaggggtgggggtggttCTCTCCGTGCCTGGGGTTCGTTGTGGCGGAGGCGCACATGGagcatttttgtttttaggccccgtggtggttcctgttgtttattttagttgtatgaacccagaggcagggatgaggggttgtgctggcaaattttgaggttgtgggatatgtagttttgttgttttgctcggtgccgggattccattaccattttatatatatagattaatacagtttgatacaatTTTGATTGCCTtgactcaatattatggaattccGTTTTGCAAAGACTATAGCCTTCTTTGCCTACACGtgctggggccaggctgtggcgcagctggctagtaaccagctgctataaatcactactgaccgagaggtcatgagttcgaagcccgggtcgggttaagcctccgaccataaaaaatatatatatatatccccggcttgctgttgacctagcagccccaaaagacagttgcatctgtcaattagggaaatttagggacgctttatgcgggaggctaatttaactaatctacaacaccataaaactgctcacaaggaaaagaagaggaagaacagccaccaatggacggtgaagcaacagctccccctgtggccggaaatcgtgaagctggaaagatgttaaaaaaaagcctctgtgtctgtctaaaaactgaatgttgtttgtctgttggcattgaatgtttgccatatatgtgttcattgtaatccgccctgagtcccctttggggtgagaagggcggaatataaatgctgcaaataaataaataaataaataaataataaataactccaactcccagaactgACAaaaacagcctgaaagacatacaacaacactgacAAAAACAGTGACGTTGCAGAAGAGATACAAGACTGCAATCCGGGAAACCCGTGCGATTCCTTGACCTACTTTGTACAAGCTGGGAGCACACAAGTCGGAGCCCGTGTCCACCACGTAAATTCGCCCGGAGCCTAGACAGGGTAGGACGAGGCAGTTGCGCTTGATGCTAGTGTCCCCGAAGAATCTGCTGGAGGCATTCCAGCCCGAGTGATGAAGTTCGTCATCCAGGTAGGGCATGCGCAAGCGGTGGATGACCTGTCGGGAAGACGGGAAGGACATGGTGTTTGAAAACCAGGTGGGGGAGGGTCAGAGCATCAAAGACAGACTGGGACATCTAATCTGTTAAATATAGGGACAGGAATTATTTAGGCTTAGATTTTTGAATGTATTTCATTTGAGAGGATGCCCAGGTTGTCCATGGCAATGCCAGTCCTATGCAAGAAATCATTTCTCACCCAACCCAGCATTATTAAACACATAAATGGACCTTGGGTGAATAACTCTGTCAAATCAGGAAGAAAGGGCTTTGCTCCTTGTCTCTGAGTTGATTTGCGCCTAATCTTTTTCTGAGATCTGCTTCTTGACATTCTTGCCTTCTCTTGAGACATTATCTCGCTCGGGCTTTGAAGTGAGCAGCCCTGCATTTCTGCTGCCAGAAgaatttgggaaatgtagtttagggcagaatcatagaatcgtagagttggaagagacctcatgggccatccagtccaaccccattctgccaagaagcaggaaatcgcattcaaaacacccccgacagatggccatccagtctctgcttaaaagcctccaaagaaggagcctccaccacagtccggggcagagagttccactgccgaacagcccttctcacagtgaggaagttcttcctgatgttccggtggaatctcctttcttgtagtttgaagccactgtttcattgcatcctagtctgcagggcagcagaaaacaagctccctccctcttccctatgacttcccctcacatattttatacatggctatcacgtctcctctcagccttctcttttgcaggctaaacatgcctagttctttaagccactcctcatagggcttgttctccagaccttggatcattttagtcgccctcctctggacgctttccagcttgtcaacatctcccttcaactgtggtgcccagaattggacccagtgtgatcccaggtgtggtctgaccaaggcagaatagaataagggggagcaggacttccctggatctagacgctattcccctattgatgcaggacagaatcccattggcttttttcgccaccacatca
The Anolis carolinensis isolate JA03-04 unplaced genomic scaffold, rAnoCar3.1.pri scaffold_14, whole genome shotgun sequence genome window above contains:
- the LOC134294367 gene encoding methanethiol oxidase-like is translated as MSKIQTKALDAKHPDQRNLNKGRRASYHGPCYDSPLDAMGGPREKLLYVQCCLTGTDARQPDYLATVDVDPESPCYCQVIHRLRMPYLDDELHHSGWNASSRFFGDTSIKRNCLVLPCLGSGRIYVVDTGSDLCAPSLYKARREPPPPLPSTGAPLFLLRGTATKKNLTQRPSTWHQGEGTSKAYTEPPTAALPLARPGRDWARGTWPGAGREARPPPRPPSSGTTSSSWSSGKESEIIEPREIIEKTNLSFLHSSRCLSSGEVLVCALGDALGNRRVILLFARTLPCDPSGSCFLFPGGLLLLDPETWEVKGTWECPEDGPVQMCDFWFQPRHNILISTDMGEPKFFINGFTPDNLRQGRYGRNLNVWDLTTHRLLQTVDVGEDSEPTEIRFLHNPNSAHGYVAGFLESSVHHFFNTEDGCWTAEKVIQIPNKKVSGWLYPEMPGFTFYIVISLDDRFLYLSNWVHGDVRQYDITDPHCPKLVGQVFVGGSLQKGGPVTVLEDPELDCQPDPFVIQGKTIQGGPHMLQLSLDGKRLYVTNSLYTPWDKQFYPELIRDGSVMLQLDVDTEKGGLSVNKNFLVDFGHEPFGPARAHGMSYPGGDCTSDIWE